The sequence CTCGGTCAGCCGCTCCAGCAGTTCGGCGGAGGTGACCTTCGCCAGGTGCGGATGCATGGCGAGGCTGGGCGCCACCGCGTTCACCCGCACCCCGTAGGCGGCCGCCTCGATCGCGGCGCACCGGGTCAGCGCCATCACGCCGGCCTTGGCGGCGGCGTAGTGGGCCTGCCCGGCCTGGGCGCGCCAGCCGGCCACGGAGGCGTTGTTGACGATCACCCCGCCGCCCGTGTCCCGCATGGCGCGCAGGGCCGCGCGGGTGCAGCGGAAGGTGCCGTTCAGTGTGACGTCGAGGACGCGGGACCACTGCTCGTCGGTCATGTCGACGAGGTCCGAAGTCCCGCCGAGGCCCGCGTTGTTGACGACGATGTCGAGGCTTCCGTGCTCCCGTACGGCCGCCTCGAACAGCGCCCGGACCTGGGCCTCATCGGTGACGTCACAGGGAACCGCGGCGACCGCGCCCCGGAACTCCCGGCCCAGCAGGCCCTCGTGCTCCTTGAGACGGCGCGTGTGCGCGTCGCTGATCAGCACCCGGGCGCCCTCCTCCAGGAAGCGGCGCGCGGTCGCCCCGCCGATCCCCGCGCCGGCCGCCGCGGTGATGACGGCGGTGCGCCCTTTCAGCAGCCCGTGCCCGGGCTCGTACGCCGGACTCTCGACGCCTGTCATAGGGCCACGCTAACCTACCAAACACTTGTTAGGGAAGGACGGTGACGCGACCGTGGACCTGACCCACACCCCGGCCGACGAAAAGTTCCGCGTCGAGGCCCGCGCCTGGCTGCGGGCACATGTGCCCCGCGCCCCGCTGCCCTCCCTGGAGACCGCGGAGGGCTTCGCGGCACACCGCGCCTGGGAGGCCGAGCTGGCCGCGGACCGCTGGTCGGTGGTGTCCTGGCCCGAGGAGTACGGCGGGCGTGCGGCCTCCCTCATCGGGTGGCTGGTCTTCGAGGAGGAGTACTGGGCGGCGGGCGCGCCGGGCCGCGTCGGCCAGAACGGCATCAGCCTGCTCGCCCCGACCCTCTTCGACCACGGCACCGAGGAGCAGCGGGCGCGGGTGCTGCCGCCGATGGGCCGCGGCGAGGTGGTCTGGGCACAGGCCTGGTCCGAACCGGAGGCGGGCTCCGATCTGGCTTCGCTCACCTCCAGGGCGGTGCGGACGGACGGCGGCTGGCTGCTGAGCGGCCAGAAGACGTGGTCCTCGCGGGCGGCCTTCGCCGACCGGGCCTTCGGCCTGTTCCGCAGCGACCCGGGCGCGCCCGAGCCGCACCAGGGGCTCACCTATCTCATGTTCGATCTGCGGGCCCCCGGCGTCACCGTCCGCCCGATCGGCCGCCTGGACGGGAAACCGGCCTTCGCGGAGCTGTTCCTGGACGAGGTGTTCGTGCCGGACGAGGACGTGATCGGCGAGCCCGGCCGGGGCTGGCGGATCGCGATGGCGACGGCGGGCAACGAACGCGGCCTCACCCTGCGCTCCCCCGGCCGCTTCCTCGCCCCGGCCGCCCGGTTGCTGGAGCTGTGGCGGGCACGGGGCCGCCCGGAGTCCGCCCGCGTCCGGGTGGCGGACGCGGTGATCGGCGCCCGCGCCTACCAGCTGTTCACCTACGCGGCCGCCTCCCGCTTCCTGGCCGGCGCCCCGCTCGGCCCGGAGTCCAGCATGAACAAGGTGTTCTGGTCCGAGTACGACCTGGCGCTGCACGAGACGGCGCTCGATCTGCTGGGCGAGGAGGGCGAGTCGGCGGACTCGGCCTGGGCGGAGGGGTACGTCTTCTCCCTCGCCGGGCCCATCTACGCGGGCACCAACGAGATCCAGCGCGACATCGTCGCCGAGCGTCTGCTCGGCCTGCCGAAGGGACGCCGCTGATGCGCTTTCTCCTCGACGCCGAGCAGCGCGCCTTCGCCGACTCGCTGCACGCGATGCTGACTGCGGCGAACACCCCGTCGGTGGTCCGGGACTGGAGCCGTGGCGACCATGCGAGCGGACGCGCGCTGTGGCGCCGTGTCGCCGCGGCGGGGGTGTTCGCCCTCGCGGTGCCGGAGGAGTACGAAGGGCTGGGGCGGCGCCCGGTGGAACTGGCCGTCGCCTTCGTGGAGCTGGGACGACACGCGGTGCCCGGACCGCTGGTCGAGACGGTCGCGGCGGCCGTGCTGCTCGGCGAGGACCGGCCGGCCAAGCGGTTCCTGCCCCCTCTCGCGGCGGGTGAGACCGTCGCGACCGTGGCGGCACCGACCGGGTACGCCCTGGACGGCGACGCGGCCACGCTGCACCTCGCCCCGACCGGCGCGGGCCTGTATCTGTCCCCGGGCCCCGGTCCGGTCCGCCCCGGTCTCGACCCCGCCCGCCGCCTGACCCCGCTGGCCCCCGGCGGCGAACTCCTCACCCCCGGCCCGCCGAACGGCCACGCCCTCGTCTGGGCCCGCCTCGCGACCGCCGCGCAGGCCCTCGGTGTCGGCCTCGCCCTGCTCGACCGGACGGTCGCGTACGTCGGGCGGCGCACCCAGTTCCGCGTCCCCATCGGCTCCTTCCAGGCCGTCAAACACCGCCTGGCCGACGCGAAGATAGCCCTGGAGTTCGCCCGGCCCCTGCTCTTCGGGGCGGCCCTGTCCCTGCGCCCGGCGGACGTTGCCGCCGCCAAGCTGAAGGCGTGCGAGGCGGCGTACACGACCGCCCGCACCGCGCTCCAGCTGCACGGCGCGATCGGGTACACGGCGGAGTACGACCTGTCGCTGTGGCTGACCAAGGCGCGCGCCCTGCGCACGGCGTGGGGCACGCCCGAGGAGTGCACGGACGCGGTGCTCGAAGACGCCGGTCGAGCCGTCGGGGCATGAGGCGGGTGAGCGAGGCCGGGGCGCGCCCCGCCGGGCGATGCGCTCCTCGATGCCCCGCAACCGCTCCAGTGGACGTGATCCCGGTGCCGGGCACCTCCTCACCCGCCCTCGGCGGAGACTTCGGCGCCCTGGAACTCGCCCTCACCGAGGATCGGTTCAGGCGGACCGGGGACGGCGTCGGCGTATGACTCAGGCCGGCCGTACGACGCCGGCGGCGCGAGCGGCCGCCAGCCAGTGGGGGAACTCGCCGACGAGACGGTCGTACAGCTCGGCGTCGGAGACCCGCCGGGGATCCTGGCCCGCGTGGAAGAAGCCGGCGTTGTCCACGATCCGTTTGCCGGGCACCGCCAGCTCGTCCAGTTTCCGCAGGAACTCGAACTGGCGGCTGCCCGGGTCGCCGAAGCCGACGAACTGCCAGAACAGCGGGAGACCCGCCGCCTTGCACAGGTAACGCTCCGCGGCGAGCTTGTTGACCGGGCCGCCGTCGGTCTGGAAGACGACCAGCGCGGGCTCGGTGGCCCCGCTGTCCAGGTAGTGGTCGATGACGGCGTCCATCGCCAGGTGGTAGCTGGTCTTGCCCATGTGCCCGAGCCCGGACACGATCCGCTCGATGCGGCCCTCGTGGCCGTCGAGGGCGATGTCGGTGACCGCGTCGATGTCCGTGGAGAAGAACACCACCGGCACCCGGCCGTCGTCGTCCAGATGCGCCGACAGGCCGAGCACCCGGTCGGCGAGCGCCTGCACACTGCCGTCCTTGTAGTACGGCTTCATGGAACCGGAGTAGTCGACCACCAGGTACACGGCGGCCCGCAGCCCGTCGAGGCCGTGCTTGCGCAGACAGACCCCGGCCGACCGGTACGGCCCGACGAGCGCGGGGGCGGCCTCCTCCACCTTGCGCAGACTGATCGCGGCCATGGTCCCCCCTCGGCGTTCCTGGAAGGCGAGCCTATGTGATCACCCGCCCCTGTCGTCGCCCCCGTCACCAGGGTTCGCTGCCGGGTCTCACGGGTGGCGCGGCGGCCCAGCCGCGGGGGCTCAGTGGGCCCACTCGCGGCGCAGCACCTCCTCGGCCGGTTTGCCGTGCGGGGTGTAGGCCAGGCGGGCCGGGGTCTCGCCGCTGCCGGGCCAGTCGTCCCACATCCACCAGCACACGCCGGCCCACCAGGCGCGGCCCTCGAAGGAGTCGAGGAGCGCACGGTAGGCGGCGGCCTGTTCGGCGTTCGCGGGGTGGGTGCTGACGGTCCAGGAGTACGGGGCGGTGGTCGTGCCGCGCTGGCTGACGTAGCCGGCCTCGGTGAACAGGATCCGCCGGCTCTGGCGTGCGGAGTACGCGGCGAGCCGCTTCCCGATGGGCACCCAGGCCCGGCTCAGCCGGGCACTGTCGCTGGTGGGCCTGTCGGACAGCGGCCAGTAGGCGTCGATGCCGATGAGGTCGAGGTCCTTCCAGAAGTGGATGTGCTGGTACTCGTCGTAGTTGGCGGCGTAGGTCAGCGGCCCGTCGTAGTGGTCGCGGACCGCCTCGATCACCTTCCGCCAGGCGCCGGTGTCGCCGGAGACCCCGGCGAGTTCGGTGCCGACCGAGAACTGCTCGGTGCGGGTGTCGGCGGCGAGGCGAGCGTAGTGGGTGATGAAGCGGCGGTACGCGGCGAACCAGGCGGCCCGGTCGCGCGGGCGGATCCCGGCGCGGTCCGCGTCGCCGGGCAGGTCCACGTGCGGCTTGATCATCACCTTGAGGCCGGCCGCGTGCGCGCGCCCGACGATCCGGCGCAGGCTCGCGTCGCTCGCCGTCTCCTCGGTGGTGTGCAGGGCCGTGTCGGTGACGCGGTTCTGGTACCAGGTCGGGGTGAAGGTGACCCAGCGGGCCCCGGTGGCCCGGATGTCGCGCAGATAGCGGGGGGCTGCGGGGCTGTCGTAGTCGGTGCGGTACCAGGAGGGCAGCGCGAAGCCGCGCATCGTCGGCGTGCCGGAGCCGGGCCGGGCGGCACGGGAGCCGCCGTGGCCGGACGCGTCCATGTCCGCGGGCGAGCAGCCGGGGACGGCGAGGAGGACCGCCGCCATGACGGCGACGGCCCTCCTCCTCGTGGCGGGCGCCGTCACAGCGCCGCCGGGCTGACGAAGGTGTAGCCGAGTGCCTTGATGCCGTCGACGGTGTCCTTCAGCGGCTGCAGCGGGTAGTAGGGGTGGTAGAAGAAGCTCGCCACTCCGTCCCGTACGGCCAGGTTCGCCTTCGCCGACGCGATGAGGTCGGCGGGCAGCCGCGCCGGGTGGTTGTTGTAGGCCTCCGGCTCGTAGTTGCCGATGTTCTCGGGCAGCACCTTGGTGCCGTACACGTCCTTCACCTCGTACGGGAAGAACTGGCCGATGAACCGGTTCGGGTCGGCCGAGGACCCGCTGAGCGTTCCCGCGAAGTAGAGGGAACGCTCCAGGCGTGCCGAGAAGTCGGCGCCGAAGACCTTGTAGTCGGCCGCGGAGCCCGCGTAGTGCGGGGTGGTCCACAGGGTCGGCTTGGGCAGACCCGCCGCGGTGAACTGCAGCAGTGCGCTGGTGACCCTGCTCTGCGCCCAGAGTGCGGAGTCCTCGGCGACCGGGCCGTCGTAGACGACGTTGTTCGCGGCGTCGATGTGCGCCCGGTAGAACTCGAAGTCGTCACCGGTCACCCCGTTGTAGGGATTGGCGATGTTCTTGTACTGGTGCGTGTAGCCGTGGTCCATCAGGACCGCTCCGCGCGCCAGCATGTACGTCAGGGCGCTGACCACCTGCGGCCGTTGCGCGAGGGTGACCGTCTGCGGTACGCCGTTGTTGTAGGTGCCGTTGGGGTCGGTGTAGACGGGGATCACGTTGATGCCGTAGGGGATGTGCTCCGCGAAGAGGTAGTCGGCCATCGTGCGCAGCTCGGTGGGATCCGAGTCCGGGCTGATGTCCTCCAGGCGCACCATCGCCCGGTGCCGCTCGGCGGTGGCCGGGGCGAGGGCGTCGAAGAGCAGGTCCTCGAAGGCGATGACGCGATCGCTCTCGGAGACGTAGACGAAGGGGATCTCACCGATGTAGGTGAGGTTGGCGGAGCGGACCGCCCAGCCGAAGGTGTGCCCGCTGGAACTGTCCAGGCCCTCCGCGAGCCGGGTGACGGCCGGATACCCGGGGCCCGTCAGGATGTCGGGGCGCAGCACTCCGCCGTCCTGGCCGGCGGGGATGGTGCGGGTCAGGGTCTGGCCGCGGTACGTCACCTGCGTGACGTCGCCGACCGAGCCGCCGTCCTGGTAGTACGACGTCGTGGGGTCCCAGCCGTACTGCTGGGTGAACCGGGTGACGCCCACCGAGCCGGCCATGCCCCAGATGTTGGCGCCCATCCAGATCACCGGCTTCGTGCCGGCGAAGGCGTCCTGGTAGAAGGCGGCGGGGATGGCGTCCGGGACGTCGCCGCCGTAGTAGGTCGAGCCGATGTAGATCACGGCGGAGTACGAGTCGATCATCCCGGCGGTGTACTGCTGGACCGGCTTGGCCGTCACCGTGCCGAAGTGTCCGGCGAGGTTGGCGGTGGCCATCGCGTACAGCTCGCCCAGTTGCCCGTAGGGGCCGGTGGTGTCGTAGAGCACGAGGGCGCTCGGGTCGGCGGCGGCGTCCGCCGTGGCGAGCGGGGCGGCAGCCTGCCGGGCCAGGGCACTCTTGGCGCTCGCGGTGCGCGCCGGGGCCGCGGTCGCGTGCGCGGTCCTGGTGGTCTTCCGGTACCGCCGGGCGTGGCGGGCGGTGTCCGCCTTGAGCTGGGCCTGCGC is a genomic window of Streptomyces griseochromogenes containing:
- a CDS encoding acyl-CoA dehydrogenase family protein produces the protein MRFLLDAEQRAFADSLHAMLTAANTPSVVRDWSRGDHASGRALWRRVAAAGVFALAVPEEYEGLGRRPVELAVAFVELGRHAVPGPLVETVAAAVLLGEDRPAKRFLPPLAAGETVATVAAPTGYALDGDAATLHLAPTGAGLYLSPGPGPVRPGLDPARRLTPLAPGGELLTPGPPNGHALVWARLATAAQALGVGLALLDRTVAYVGRRTQFRVPIGSFQAVKHRLADAKIALEFARPLLFGAALSLRPADVAAAKLKACEAAYTTARTALQLHGAIGYTAEYDLSLWLTKARALRTAWGTPEECTDAVLEDAGRAVGA
- a CDS encoding glycoside hydrolase family 113: MAAVLLAVPGCSPADMDASGHGGSRAARPGSGTPTMRGFALPSWYRTDYDSPAAPRYLRDIRATGARWVTFTPTWYQNRVTDTALHTTEETASDASLRRIVGRAHAAGLKVMIKPHVDLPGDADRAGIRPRDRAAWFAAYRRFITHYARLAADTRTEQFSVGTELAGVSGDTGAWRKVIEAVRDHYDGPLTYAANYDEYQHIHFWKDLDLIGIDAYWPLSDRPTSDSARLSRAWVPIGKRLAAYSARQSRRILFTEAGYVSQRGTTTAPYSWTVSTHPANAEQAAAYRALLDSFEGRAWWAGVCWWMWDDWPGSGETPARLAYTPHGKPAEEVLRREWAH
- a CDS encoding acyl-CoA dehydrogenase family protein, whose translation is MDLTHTPADEKFRVEARAWLRAHVPRAPLPSLETAEGFAAHRAWEAELAADRWSVVSWPEEYGGRAASLIGWLVFEEEYWAAGAPGRVGQNGISLLAPTLFDHGTEEQRARVLPPMGRGEVVWAQAWSEPEAGSDLASLTSRAVRTDGGWLLSGQKTWSSRAAFADRAFGLFRSDPGAPEPHQGLTYLMFDLRAPGVTVRPIGRLDGKPAFAELFLDEVFVPDEDVIGEPGRGWRIAMATAGNERGLTLRSPGRFLAPAARLLELWRARGRPESARVRVADAVIGARAYQLFTYAAASRFLAGAPLGPESSMNKVFWSEYDLALHETALDLLGEEGESADSAWAEGYVFSLAGPIYAGTNEIQRDIVAERLLGLPKGRR
- a CDS encoding VWA domain-containing protein, with protein sequence MAAISLRKVEEAAPALVGPYRSAGVCLRKHGLDGLRAAVYLVVDYSGSMKPYYKDGSVQALADRVLGLSAHLDDDGRVPVVFFSTDIDAVTDIALDGHEGRIERIVSGLGHMGKTSYHLAMDAVIDHYLDSGATEPALVVFQTDGGPVNKLAAERYLCKAAGLPLFWQFVGFGDPGSRQFEFLRKLDELAVPGKRIVDNAGFFHAGQDPRRVSDAELYDRLVGEFPHWLAAARAAGVVRPA
- a CDS encoding SDR family oxidoreductase gives rise to the protein MTGVESPAYEPGHGLLKGRTAVITAAAGAGIGGATARRFLEEGARVLISDAHTRRLKEHEGLLGREFRGAVAAVPCDVTDEAQVRALFEAAVREHGSLDIVVNNAGLGGTSDLVDMTDEQWSRVLDVTLNGTFRCTRAALRAMRDTGGGVIVNNASVAGWRAQAGQAHYAAAKAGVMALTRCAAIEAAAYGVRVNAVAPSLAMHPHLAKVTSAELLERLTEREAFGRYAEPWEVANVIVFLASGYSSYLTGEVVAVSSQHP
- a CDS encoding DUF2334 domain-containing protein, which gives rise to MRPLISSRRRGTSRISIVLLLVAALLSGTFLAADAQAAGGSRRPGEQRGTTSGLNRVNLKGWAQAQLKADTARHARRYRKTTRTAHATAAPARTASAKSALARQAAAPLATADAAADPSALVLYDTTGPYGQLGELYAMATANLAGHFGTVTAKPVQQYTAGMIDSYSAVIYIGSTYYGGDVPDAIPAAFYQDAFAGTKPVIWMGANIWGMAGSVGVTRFTQQYGWDPTTSYYQDGGSVGDVTQVTYRGQTLTRTIPAGQDGGVLRPDILTGPGYPAVTRLAEGLDSSSGHTFGWAVRSANLTYIGEIPFVYVSESDRVIAFEDLLFDALAPATAERHRAMVRLEDISPDSDPTELRTMADYLFAEHIPYGINVIPVYTDPNGTYNNGVPQTVTLAQRPQVVSALTYMLARGAVLMDHGYTHQYKNIANPYNGVTGDDFEFYRAHIDAANNVVYDGPVAEDSALWAQSRVTSALLQFTAAGLPKPTLWTTPHYAGSAADYKVFGADFSARLERSLYFAGTLSGSSADPNRFIGQFFPYEVKDVYGTKVLPENIGNYEPEAYNNHPARLPADLIASAKANLAVRDGVASFFYHPYYPLQPLKDTVDGIKALGYTFVSPAAL